The bacterium genome segment GAACGCAGTCCCTCCACACCAACTCCNNNNNNNNNNNTGGGCGGCGTGCTCAAGGCCATTGACCTCGGTTTCTTCCAGCAGGAGATAGCCGACGCCGCCTTCGAGTTTCAGCGCAAGATAGAGAAAAAGCGGCGGACGGTCATCGGGGTCAACAAGCACGTCATCCCCAACGAAAAGATAGCCATAGACCTCCTGAAGATTGACCCCGAGGTGGATCGGATCCAGCGGGAGCGGCTGGGCCGCGTCCGGGCGGATCGTAGCCCCGAAGAGGTCAAGAAAGCCCTCGACGGCCTGCGCCGGGCCGCGCGGGACGGCTCGAACACCATGCCCCACTTCTTGAATTG includes the following:
- a CDS encoding methylmalonyl-CoA mutase family protein — its product is GGVLKAIDLGFFQQEIADAAFEFQRKIEKKRRTVIGVNKHVIPNEKIAIDLLKIDPEVDRIQRERLGRVRADRSPEEVKKALDGLRRAARDGSNTMPHFLNCARTYATLGETLGVLREEFGEYKEPPIF